One segment of Erigeron canadensis isolate Cc75 chromosome 2, C_canadensis_v1, whole genome shotgun sequence DNA contains the following:
- the LOC122588383 gene encoding protein NODULATION SIGNALING PATHWAY 1-like yields MIKQDALFFPYFPSNADPNQEVMTFGEPEPNSIPDPILDWLEDSVSYLPSFLDDPYDGSTNIIDDNWWPPSQDLEQELFSGATSSILTSNSINDSNITVVGTNTKRMPTDCLIVSGESKKFVSDSSKKRKAPDDDHVLRPPGQVKKPINKRGQGKSAKDSSNNVNNRNGRWAEQLLNPCAAAITAGNVTRVRHLLFVLRELASPSGDANYRLASHGLQALTHHLSSTNNQPARVTAPPINFSTVKPKFFQQSLINFNDINPWFTIPNNIANYSILQVLSEHAHSSNSLHILDIGVSHGIQWPTLLEALSRRPGGPPPLVRLTVVPPTHEDYHIPFANCPPGYNFISNLLRSASEYKINLHINRLDNCSLPKLNAEVKKSSPDETLIVCAQFRLHNLNHDNPDNRTEFLKAIRGLEPKGMVLSDNNMDCSCNNCGNFETGFAKRVDYLWSFLDSTSVAFKGRDMEERKMMEGEASKALINVCEMNENKEKWGERMTRVGFVGDVFREDVMDGARALLRKYDNNWELRHDQDRAKCVGLWWKGQPVSFCSLWKLDTITNIDSSLLEVKTVNK; encoded by the coding sequence atgatcaagcaagatgcGTTATTTTTCCCCTACTTCCCATCCAACGCCGACCCAAATCAAGAAGTGATGACGTTTGGTGAACCTGAGCCAAACTCAATCCCTGATCCTATATtagattggttagaagattcgGTATCTTACCTGCCATCATTTCTGGATGATCCATATGACGGATCCACCAATATCATCGACGATAACTGGTGGCCCCCTTCTCAAGATTTAGAACAAGAACTCTTCAGCGGGGCTACTAGTAGTATTCTTACCTCCAACTCTATTAACGATTCTAACATTACTGTCGTTGGTACCAATACAAAGAGAATGCCTACTGATTGTTTGATTGTTTCTGGTGAGTCAAAGAAGTTCGTGTCTGATTCATCTAAGAAACGGAAAGCTCCTGATGATGATCATGTGTTGAGGCCTCCTGGGCAAGTTAAGAAGCCAATAAATAAAAGGGGGCAGGGGAAGTCAGCAAAGGACAGTTCTAATAACGTCAATAACAGAAACGGTAGGTGGGCTGAGCAGTTGCTAAATCCATGTGCTGCCGCGATCACTGCTGGAAACGTGACACGTGTCCGCCATCTCCTCTTTGTCCTCCGTGAACTGGCCTCCCCGAGTGGAGATGCCAATTATAGACTAGCGTCTCACGGGCTGCAAGCCCTCACTCACCACCTCTCGTCCACCAACAACCAACCTGCGAGGGTGACAGCCCCTCCCATCAATTTCTCCACTGTGAAGCCAAAATTCTTCCAACAATCTCTCATCAACTTCAACGACATCAATCCATGGTTCACTATCCCAAACAACATCGCCAACTACTCTATCCTCCAAGTATTGTCTGAGCATGCCCATAGTAGTAACAGTCTTCACATACTAGATATCGGAGTCTCCCATGGGATCCAATGGCCGACGCTGCTAGAAGCATTAAGTCGTCGACCAGGTGGGCCTCCTCCATTGGTTAGACTCACAGTCGTACCCCCAACACATGAGGACTATCATATTCCTTTCGCAAATTGCCCACCTGGCTACAATTTCATCTCAAATCTTCTACGCTCTGCCAGTGAATACAAGATTAACCTACACATCAACAGACTAGACAATTGCTCTTTACCAAAGTTAAATGCGGAAGTCAAAAAATCCTCCCCGGATGAAACCTTAATCGTGTGTGCTCAGTTTAGACTTCACAATCTAAACCACGACAATCCAGATAACAGAACGGAGTTCTTGAAAGCAATACGGGGTCTAGAACCGAAAGGAATGGTTTTGAGTGACAACAACATGGACTGCAGCTGCAACAACTGTGGCAACTTCGAGACAGGGTTCGCTAAGAGAGTAGATTACTTGTGGAGCTTCTTGGATTCAACAAGTGTAGCTTTTAAAGGGAGAGACATGGAAGAAAGAAAGATGATGGAAGGTGAAGCTTCAAAAGCATTGATCAATGTGTGTGAAATGAACGAAAACAAAGAGAAATGGGGGGAAAGGATGACAAGAGTTGGGTTTGTCGGGGACGTCTTCAGGGAAGACGTGATGGACGGAGCACGAGCGTTGTTGAGGAAGTATGATAATAACTGGGAGCTCAGACATGATCAGGATAGAGCTAAATGTGTTGGGTTATGGTGGAAAGGACAACCTGTTTCGTTTTGCTCTTTATGGAAATTAGATACAATAACTAATATTGACAGTTCATTACTAGAAGTTAAAACAGTTAACAAATAA